Below is a genomic region from Medicago truncatula cultivar Jemalong A17 chromosome 3, MtrunA17r5.0-ANR, whole genome shotgun sequence.
catctcgtcataatataataatataacaacaacatattcatcttcttgtattaatataacaacaacgtattcatcatcttatgaaaatataatcaacacatactaacaccaaaatcaacatcataaatcttcaacataaacatcttaaacaatatcatcttaaacatcatagcatctttgataaacaattaccaagtaatcacaacattcgatcatcatcaataacataacataatattcacttaataatattaatcatatatagaacaacatattcatcacttaatagtaacaattatacacaacatcataacaacttaacaatatcataatcattatcttaaacaacatagcaacgtaacaatatcataatcaatatcttaaacaacgtagcaacataacagtatcaaaatcaacatgttaaacaacatagcaacataacaatatcataatcaatattttaaacaacgtagcaacataacaatatcataatcaacatgttaaacaacatagcaatattttagtcaacatcatataattcacatcgtataatcttcgtaggtacttctttaacaacacataggtagaacacaactcgacaaactcatggatgataattcatcgacaacttaacaactcatggatgataattcatcaacaacgaccttgactcgacatatgcgacaatgcaacttagacacttatatgcatgtggtaccaatcgtcatcataagtattaatatacttttatcgtgcggaggacaaagctcctaaaacgtgcggaggacaaagctcctaatcgtggtgaggacaaagctcaatgaaatgctatgcatggactcttaacaacaaaacaccgtaatcatcgtaatcaacatatcatcatgcatccaataatttggagctaaacgtcatcatttcaaaatatatatatataaacatcatgcacttagttaaataacagcagtagcacagtcaaatcacacaacaatagagagatatcaatatatcaattgcaattcacaacataacaatattaatgtgaagcatcaacaacttaaacatcaaacatcttccacataaggcatataaatatttcacataaccaacaacagcaacataggcgacacataaacatctcaggatataacaatatcaaatgataatcaacaacaactcatgtaacttagttaaataacaatagcagcataatcagattatatcaacagcttaataccaattcattttcaacaacttcctgatcattcaataataattcaagtaatgcaatcaatcaataaatcacattataaacacttagcatttcaatatagcttcacaattcacaatcattatctttaataggtcacactatgtacctaaagttcatttctaaccaattcaagcaactcaagtctcacaatgcactaaaaacactcaattctggaagtgctcgcgaggcgagagcatctgctcgccgtggcgagtacaagccaactttccaactaaggttgttctaggttcaatctcgttctaaatcattctctaatcaatagtgggcacctaaaggtactcaaaggcatctaaggttcaactcaaaaggtcgaaacacaaaatctaacatgctctctgccttagctcgctatggcgagtaaggttgctcgcaatgacgagcaataccaaaacactcgcaaggcgaaggggaaggctcgcgtggcgagcgatgaagatcatcactcgcgaggcgaggatcatagctcgccgtggcgagcgatgaatctaggctcggacatgatgcactttctacacgaaaatcatcatctaacaaggttctaagcctaatttcaattccagaattcatctaaatcattatctaaggtctaaggacagtttctacatctttttaacaagtttccaccgtttaatcatcaattctatcaatttgacctaatttccgattcttcttaaactcatcctaattcatgttaaacttaaccattgattcacatacttaatagaattgcaaagttagtctcacccttaccttataattaggaaatcgcagcccctctaggtctctccctcttctcttggcttttctcccttttccccagaagcagtcgtacgtacgttatgtttttctaaactaggtctctcctatttatataaatctttaacctacttatttttctcttaaatccaaatattaatattctatcccaatatatatatatatatatatatatatatatataaaatgtttctataacaataataaataacaattatatctctataacatacatatatatatatatatatatatatatatatatatttccttaacaaatcatacatatttctacaataaataacatttatttctataacaaatcacattatacatttctaaatcaaataacatatattatatttttaaatcaaatagcatatatatatttctagatcaaataacttatatatttctaaatcaaataacatatatattatattaataaatatataacatatatcataacaaaatatcactcatcaaaataaatcatataaatcacacaaatcatataagtatattctaaactcatttaaaataatcaaataattagagagggcgttacaactctcccccccttaaaagaatttcgtcctcgaaattcaagcacacaagaaataaactcaattattgtataaccatactaaaccatatatagttaaatagaaacatcaacaaaacatgcaaaccacatcaaagttagtcaatcaaacatgatcacataataaacataactattaatcagaaacacaacaacaactaatcaaacagcataaaggtagtaatataactattactaaaactcgacacaactcttctaattggccggacagaccgaccagctctgataccaattgtaacaccccgttttcccaacgtgaaaatttcatttatttaatcagagtaattcacctaaacggaatgtcacattcttttcttaaaatcataaactgtataaataactatttatcctttaaaattcaataactaaaaagtctttaatagttcgcagcggaaattattcaataatcaaaacagtctttggcactaaagcctctttacaattatgtcataaaaatccattctaaaaacatagtcataactcttcaaaaacaatacgtaaggaatagaaagcaataacaaattcccatcccgttacgtatcagagcacctaaagacacttgagccaccactcctactaatcattaatacctgcaagttactcatacgaagagcaacattttcaagcagaaggggtgagatttcacaaaacaataatatcaagcatataattcaataattatatttaacaacacaaataacttcatctattagtaataataattcttcatgtaataattcttaataactcaaccaacttctaatcatcatttaacacatattaaccaaatcgtaacaaacatagatcatcacatcatagtcatagttcatatacagcataacaacatcttaattctaattcatatacaacataacaacatcattaattcataataataattattcatcaaacatctcattatcaattcattaataaaagacaacttatcaatttaacataaacatcatcaagtacacttaacaactcatagatatcatcatgtaatcatcatcactaataactttaaaacaacacaatataatcatctcttattaatagtaataattatctacatcataacataaacatcttcttataataatataacaacaacgtaacatgatattcacttaataataataataattatatatacatcatctcgtcataatataataatataacaacaacatagcatgatattcacttaataataataataattatatatacatcatctcgtcataatataataatataacaacaacatattcatcttcttgtattaatataacaacaacgtattcatcatcttatgaaaatataatcaacacatactaacaccaaaatcaacatcataaatcttcaacataaacatcttaaacaatatcatcttaaacatcatagcatctttgataaacaattaccaagtaatcacaacattcgatcatcatcaataacataacataatattcacttaataatattaatcatatatagaacaacatattcatcacttaatagtaacaattatacacaacatcataacaacttaacaatatcataatcattatcttaaacaacatagcaacgtaacaatatcataatcaatatcttaaacaacgtagcaacataacagtatcaaaatcaacatgttaaacaacatagcaacataacaatatcataatcaatattttaaacaacgtagcaacataacaatatcataatcaacatgttaaacaacatagcaatattttagtcaacatcatataattcacatcgtataatcttcgtaggtacttctttaacaacacataggtagaacacaactcgacaaactcatggatgataattcatcgacaacttaacaactcatggatgataattcatcaacaacgaccttgactcgacatatgcgacaatgcaacttagacacttatatgcatgtggtaccaatcgtcatcataagtattaatatacttttatcgtgcggaggacaaagctcctaaaacgtgcggaggacaaagctcctaatcgtggtgaggacaaagctcaatgaaatgctatgcatggactcttaacaacaaaacaccgtaatcatcgtaatcaacatatcatcatgcatccaataatttggagctaaacgtcatcatttcaaaatatatatatataaacatcatgcacttagttaaataacagcagtagcacagtcaaatcacacaacaatagagagatatcaatatatcaattgcaattcacaacataacaatattaatgtgaagcatcaacaacttaaacatcaaacatcttccacataaggcatataaatatttcacataaccaacaacagcaacataggcgacacataaacatctcaggatataacaatatcaaatgataatcaacaacaactcatgtaacttagttaaataacaatagcagcataatcagattatatcaacagcttaataccaattcattttcaacaacttcctgatcattcaataataattcaagtaatgcaatcaatcaataaatcacattataaacacttagcatttcaatatagcttcacaattcacaatcattatctttaataggtcacactatgtacctaaagttcatttctaaccaattcaagcaactcaagtctcacaatgcactaaaaacactcaattctggaagtgctcgcgaggcgagagcatctgctcgccgtggcgagtacaagccaactttccaactaaggttgttctaggttcaatctcgttctaaatcattctctaatcaatagtgggcacctaaaggtactcaaaggcatctaaggttcaactcaaaaggtcgaaacacaaaatctaacatgctctctgccttagctcgctatggcgagtaaggttgctcgcaatgacgagcaataccaaaacactcgcaaggcgaaggggaaggctcgcgtggcgagcgatgaagatcatcactcgcgaggcgaggatcatagctcgccgtggcgagcgatgaatctaggctcggacatgatgcactttctacacgaaaatcatcatctaacaaggttctaagcctaatttcaattccagaattcatctaaatcattatctaaggtctaaggacagtttctacatctttttaacaagtttccaccgtttaatcatcaattctatcaatttgacctaatttccgattcttcttaaactcatcctaattcatgttaaacttaaccattgattcacatacttaatagaattgcaaagttagtctcacccttaccttataattaggaaatcgcagcccctctaggtctctccctcttctcttggcttttctcccttttccccagaagcagtcgtacgtacgttatgtttttctaaactaggtctctcctatttatataaatctttaacctacttatttttctcttaaatccaaatattaatattctatcccaatatatatatatatatatatatatatatatatatatataaaatgtttctataacaataataaataacaattatatctctataacatacatatatatatatatatatatatatatatatatatatatttccttaacaaatcatacatatttctacaataaataacatttatttctataacaaatcacattatacatttctaaatcaaataacatatattatatttttaaatcaaatagcatatatatatttctagatcaaataacttatatatttctaaatcaaataacatatatattatattaataaatatataacatatatcataacaaaatatcactcatcaaaataaatcatataaatcacacaaatcatataagtatattctaaactcatttaaaataatcaaataattagagagggcgttacagaaaCTGAttgataattaatatttaatatagtgctaacaatattttttttttaaatattttgagtcttaatcttttttttagaggatttaaaccaatttttaacattattttttgttcacgtttgttactaatcttttttttttaggggatttttAAAGTCCAACCTTTAACATTATATTTTGCTCACATTtgttattaatctttttttttttcagaagatttaaagtccaatctttaacattatttattgctcaagtttgttactaatcttttttaaaGTATGTAAAGTCAtatctttaacattattattttttactcacGTTtgatactaatattttttttagaggatttaaagtccaatttTAACATTATTATGTGCTCacatttgttactaatcttttttagaggatttaaagtcaaatctttaacaatatttttttctcacgttcgttactaatattttttttttagagattttaaagtccaatctttaacattatttgttgctcacgtttgttaccaatctttttttagaggatctAAAGTCAAATATTAACCATTATTTtgttgctcacgtttgttacaatTGATTAAAGGCTAAGGAAGAATAActcatattaataaaataatatggaaatacttttttttttttgtggaagtaataaaataatatggaaatattgttttttatggAAGGGATATGAAAGTTCTTGGCAATTTTTGTCGGTTGTATTGAGGGGAGCAACACAGATGTACAACATAAAATCGGCTGATAAAAAAGTAACATGAGTATTTATTGTGTGCTAGTTTTTTGTGAGTTTAATTTGGGGTTAACGGAGGTAAAAGAGGATTAACGGGGACAATTAGTAACATGGACTAGTAATACAcgtgttattttataatttgctAACAGTAAGAACAGTTCATAAGGAATTGTGTGTAAGTTTTCTCCTtacattaaatttattattatatatttgttacatgtgttatttgtatttaaaattaaaattaaaaattaagtgtatttttggaaagaaaagtcaAACCCAAAAGTGTGCTGAaaggggtagttttctttatatatagtatagatatagatatatttgttacaagtgttatttgtatttaaaattaaaattaaaaattaagggtatttttggaaagaaaagtcCAACGCAAAAGTGTGCTGAAAGgagtatttttctttatatatagtatagataatatgaaaatactgttttttgtggaagtaataaaataatatggaaacaCAGTTTTTTTTGTGGAAGGGATATGAAAATACTTGACAATTTTTGTCGATGTATTAAGGGGAACAACACAGATGTACAACATATAAAATAAGCTGATAAAAAAGTAACacaagtttttgttttgtgctaATTTTTTGTGAGTTTTATTTGTGATTAACGGAGGTAAAGGGTTAACCGGGACAATTAGTGACATGAATCATTAATTCAcgtgttattttataattgactAACAGAACAATTCATAAGGAATTGTGTGGAAGTTTTctccttaaattaaatttatattatctatttgttacatgtgttatttatatttaaaattaaaattaaaaattaaggatatttttggaaagaaaagtcCAACCCAAAAGTGTGCTGAAAagggtaatttttttaattttttaattttttttatgtatagtaTAGATTATAGATATAACTAAAGAAAATGGttcaaaaaagtaaagaaaaaaagaaaatggttcGAAAGGTTTACCACAAGGATTATCAGTCTGTGTGTTACCGAATTATATGCCCTAGttcttctttcaaacaaaactACAATGTTCCAAATAATTGAATCTCAAATGTTTAGCATCGTGTTGATAACGTGTTACGAAATTAATCTAAAGTATTCTAAGATATTGTATAATATAGAAGATCGTAGCTAGAGAGAAAGCGATAAAGAGATAACAAATGTTGTATTACTTCTCAAGTATGTTCTTTACCGGCAATGTTGGTCCTATTTATAGGATACAAAAGTTGTAACTTACAAGTACATGAAGAATCATGAGACTAAATATCAATAAGAATGAATAAAGACATTTAGTCATAGAAATTAAGGGATATAAAAGGTCTAGGGAAAATGGACATCCAcatcatattaatattattcataacacatatatattaaactaaattatagACGGACAACATTGTTCATCTCATGCCAAACATGtgataaacataaaataaaaataattttttatgatatgaaaTATAATGGTTAAAAATTTACCTTTTAAAATGAGTAATACAAAGTTTAAACTTCGAACCCTACCTGTTGCAATGCATTGTTCATTGTTTCTACGAATTGAGCTATGTGCTCAAGGACAAAAAATACTTATTCCATAGTTACCTTTTTAAATGAACTTATTCTTCTGTCACTTACTTTGAGGAGTATTCTTAAATTAacgaaatttttttatattatttttaaattttagaaatactcaaatctctttctttccggttttTTCTCCATCCCAAACTTTAATCGtcaccattttttttccttttgatttttCGAAAAGATGTGGTTTAGGGTCAATTACGATATTCTTTCGTTTGATTTCTTGTcttattgttgtttgttttagatttctCGACTTTGTGTGGTCTGTTTTAGATTTCACATCTTAGTGCAGTGTTTATTTGATTAACGTTTAAAAATTAGTTTAGATTTAGtgcagattcaatcaatgattttaaCTTTGTCATTGTTGTAGATCGAGAGACTTGAGTATTCTGAATAtttgaatataatcatatttgtaggcatacaTGCTCTactgttttatgctattaatacGAGTGATGTAAGTTTATTcacatatttatcttttttattagaGATTTCGAATTCATATTGTATGAATGTATTgacatatttttttgggttaataggtctttacacccctgtaatataggtcatttccggttttcccccctgtaaaattatttttttgatttaccccctgtaatttttttttgttttgatttaccccctaataggccaaacaaaaaccaatttaatttttttttcaagaaattttcgttttcgTTTGGCCTgttaggggggtaaatcaaaacaaaaaaaaattacacggggtaaatcaaaaaaataattttacagggaaaaccgaaaatgacctatattacagggaaaAACACCtgttaaccctattttttttttccttccgaTCATCTCACCACAAATAACGAATTAGAGATTCACTCCAAAAATTAAGCCAGGTAGGTTTTTGTTTCCTATATTATCTCATCATCATTAAAATTGATCCAGTTTCTCGCTGTTAGGAGAGTccaaactcaaaatcaaaactagggttcgttggtttttttttgttttcttcttctcaaatgCGGATGTATATCTCAAATTCTCTATCTATAGCGACCTAATTTTCACTTTGATGTTTTTCAGTTTTCTAAACAAAACTTGTCGAACAATTGCTTCTTATTTGCAGGTTTTGAGACGATGAAGACAAGAAGACGAAATTATAACAACGATAAAAAGGAAGATAGAATCAGTGATTTACCAGATGGCCTTATTCTTCACATACTCTCCTCTTTGAAAGTCAAACAAACCGTTCAAACTTCTATTCTCTCCAAAAGATGGAAAAATCTATGGAAGCATCTTCCCACCCTTACACTAACTTCTTCACACTTTAAGACTCTCAAAGCTTTCACAAAATTCGTGACTCCTCTTTTGTCTCTTCGCAATGTCCCGACCTCACTGCACACTCTCAAATTTATCTACAACGGGACCATAGATCCTCGCCTCTTTGAAAAGATTTTAAATTATGCTGTTTCACATAACGTCAATGAATTACAGCTCAAAGGCACTTGTGATATTCAACAATTGCCATCTTGTTTCTTTTCATGTAACACATTAACATCTCTTCGCTTTAAAGTTTCCCCTAAAACTTTGAGCAAGAGAATATTATTTCCGAATTCTCTGAATTTGCCATCAGTGACCAGCTTGTATCTATGGCTTGTCTCCTTTCGTGGCGGAGATGATCCTTTTTCGGGGTTTACTAAGTTGAATAGTTTGATGCTTTCTGATTTTAAAATTCTTGGGGAACAAAATCTATCCATATCAAGTACCACGCTGGACAAATTAGAAATAGAAATGatgtttctttttgaaaattactACAAAATTGAGTTATCTACTCCAAATCTAAGTACTTTTGCATTTATAGGCACTCCTTTTCATAATAAACTGCTACCATGTGGGAGCCATCTTTGTTCTATTAAGTGTGTATATATTGATACTTATGCAGATATGTGTATGAATCTTGAAATGGATTCCCCGGCTATACTTAGTTGGCTGATGGAGCTTACTGATATTGAATCATTGGCAATATCTTCAACTACTCTTCAGGTATAACCTTGATAGAGTATCGATTATGATAGATAATATTAGTTAAGTGTCCTTCAAAGTGTTATGGTTTGACTTATTTGAGGCTTAGTTTTTGCTTTTCTTCTTAAGTTGATTGATAGATTTATATTTCTACttatttctatattttctaATGAATATATGAATTCATTAAATTAATCATGATTCGATGTCGTTCATTATTGCTTAGGTTCTCTCCTTAGTTCCTGATTTATTGAAGGTTAAGCTACCTTCCTTGTGTAACTTGAAGTCATTAAGAGTAAAAATGAAACGAATTTCATATTCATTATTCAAGGAGCAGCTGCCAACCAGGTCGAAGGAAGAATTTGCCAAGTTAAAAGAATCATTTAAAAAGGGTAGTTCGTCCATACCTGATGGAATAGTCGACTTTTTGCTTCAAAACTCACCTTCAGCTGAAGTTCTTATCATTAATTAGATTCAAAAGGTGAAATGTGCTTCAAATAgtatttgctttttattttctctattttctgaTCATGTAGTTGTTTGTAAAATGTAAATGATCTACTTTTCCAAGTTCATGTGTTATACTCGTAATTTCAATTTGCTCAAATGTTAGTGCAAGTTCATACTCTTAATGGTGTCCTTTTTTTTTCAGTTGAAACCCGAACCAAGTTCACACAAGAGTAGAAGTTATACATGTTGAGTTTTGCAGAAAAGGCATGATGGTGGATACAAAAGTTGGAAGAATTTGTGATGCAGAAGTTTTGCTAAGAGATTGGAATCAGGAGAGTGTCCTCAAAGCATGGATGGCCTTAAACAAAAACACTCTACTAGCTGGATAACATGTTTATGCTATATTTATGTTCTTGATTTGACATACTATTGTTCCTAATTTGATTCACGGCTTCTACTTTtagtaatttatatatttggtaaTTTTGGGTTTTGTCCGTTTAAACACCTTTCGGATCCTTCTTTGTTTCCTTAATGAGTAATGCATAGCTAAAGCAAGTTAAATGGGAGAAATGTAAATCAATTTTAAGGATGATTGTGGAAGTAAGAAATGAGCagaaacttggtttttttt
It encodes:
- the LOC11444482 gene encoding F-box/FBD/LRR-repeat protein At1g16930; translation: MKTRRRNYNNDKKEDRISDLPDGLILHILSSLKVKQTVQTSILSKRWKNLWKHLPTLTLTSSHFKTLKAFTKFVTPLLSLRNVPTSLHTLKFIYNGTIDPRLFEKILNYAVSHNVNELQLKGTCDIQQLPSCFFSCNTLTSLRFKVSPKTLSKRILFPNSLNLPSVTSLYLWLVSFRGGDDPFSGFTKLNSLMLSDFKILGEQNLSISSTTLDKLEIEMMFLFENYYKIELSTPNLNMCMNLEMDSPAILSWLMELTDIESLAISSTTLQVLSLVPDLLKVKLPSLCNLKSLRVKMKRISYSLFKEQLPTRSKEEFAKLKESFKKGSSSIPDGIVDFLLQNSPSAEVLIIN